The genome window GCAGCTGTTTTAGGTGGAGCAAGCGAAGAAATATGGATATCAACTTTTCACTCTATGTGTGTACGTATTTTGAGAAAAGATATTGATCGAATTGGATACAATCGTAATTTTACAATATTGGATACGACTGATCAGCAATCTGTTATTAAAGGTATTTTAAAAGACCGTAATATCGATCCGAAGAAATATGATCCCCGTGCTATTCTTGCAAGTATTAGTTCTTCCAAAAATGAACTTGTAACTCCAGAGGAATTTGCGAAGACTGCTGGTGATTACTTCTCACAAATAGTTAGTGATGTATATACAGAATATCAAAGACGTTTACGAAAGAACCAAGCATTAGATTTTGATGATCTAATTATGCAGACCATTAATCTTTTTCAAAGAGTACCGGAAGTTTTGGAATACTATCAACGTAAATTTCAGTATATTCATGTGGATGAGTATCAGGATACGAATAGATCGCAATATATGCTGGTCAAGCTTCTAGCAAGTCGATTCCGCAATTTATGTGTAGTTGGTGATTCTGATCAGTCTATTTACGCATGGCGTGGTGCAGATATTTCAAATATCCTTTCTTTTGAAAAGGATTATCCAAATGCAAAAGTAGTAATGCTGGAACAAAATTATCGTTCCACCAAAAGAATTCTACAGGCAGCAAACCAAGTCATTGCTAATAACTCTAGCCGTAAAGATAAAAACTTATGGACAGAGAATGAAGACGGAAGCAAAATTTACTATTATCGAGCAGATAGCGAGCAAGGAGAAGCACAATTTGTTATTGGGAAAATTCAAGAATTAAGAAGAGAAAGCTCTTTGAATTTATCAGATATAGCTATTCTGTATCGAACAAATGCACAATCTCGTGTTATGGAGGAAATGCTTCTTAAAGCCAATATTGAATATTCGATTGTTGGAGGTATAAAGTTCTATGATCGAAAGGAAATTAAGGATACGCTTGCTTATCTTCGCTTAATCGCTAATCCTGACGATGATATTAGTTTTCAACGAGTGATTAATGTTCCAAAACGTGGAATTGGCTCTAGTTCTGTTGATAAGATTGCCAATTTCGCAGCAATGCATGATATGTCTATGTATCAAGCATTAGAAGCTGTTGAATTAATTGGTTTAAGTCCAAAGATTACAAAAGCTGCCAGTGAATTCCGTGATTTGATTCAAAATTATACAAGAATGCAGGAATACTTATCTGTAACAGAACTTGTCGAAGAAGTTATTGATAAATCTGGTTATGTAGATATGCTAAAGGCAGAAAAGTCGATTGAGGCTCAAAGTAGATTAGAAAACATTGAAGAATTTATGTCCGTATCGAAGAACTTTGAGGAAGCTAACGATGATAAATCGTTAATTGCATTCTTAACAGATTTAGCATTGGTTGCTGATATTGATAAGTTAGATGATGACGGAAATCAAGCGGATTCGGTTGTCTTAATGACCTTGCACTCTGCAAAAGGTTTGGAATTCCCAATTGTTTTCTTAATTGGTCTGGAAGAAGGTGTGTTCCCTCATTCCCGTTCATTAATGGAAGAAACGGAAATGGAGGAAGAACGACGCCTTGCATATGTAGGCATTACGCGAGCTGAAAAGCAATTATATTTAACCAATGCACAGATGAGAACGTTATTTGGACGTACCAATATGAATCCACCTTCTCGTTTTGTAAAAGAAATTCCAGAAGATTTACTAGAAGGATTAAATCCAGTTTCAAATAGGCAAAGAATGGCTTCTCCTCAAAATAGTAGTCGAAGCTCTTACACACAACAACAGCCAACAAGAAAGGCTGTTATTCGTCCTGCGGCAGTTGCAACAGGCGGTGAAGGAATCGGATGGAGTATAGGCGATAAAGCAGTCCATGGAAAATGGGGCACTGGTACAGTTGTAAGTGTAAAAGGCGAAGGCGATTCAAAAGAATTAGATATTGCTTTTCCGAGCCCAGTAGGGATTAAACGATTATTGGCTAAATTTGCACCGATTCAAAAAGGATAAGGAAAGGAAACGGATATATGGAACAAAACCTTGCAGAGAAGCGAGTAAAAGAGCTGCATAATTTATTAAATCAATATGGATATGAATATTATGTTCTGGATAATCCTTCTGTTCCTGATTCGGAATATGACGCATTATTAAATGAATTAATCCAGTTGGAGGAAAAATTCCCAAGCTTAAAAACCAATGATTCTCCATCCCAGAGAATCGGAGGAGAAGTATTGGATATGTTCTCAAAGGTTCAGCATCAAAAGCCGATGTTGAGCTTAGGAAATGCATTTAATGAGGCGGATTTACGTGATTTTGATCGGAAGGTTCGTGCAGTTATCGGTGATGATTTTTCATATGTTTGTGAATTAAAGATAGATGGGCTTGCTGTTTCTCTTCGATATGAGAATGGTTTATTTGAGCAAGGAGCTACACGAGGAGACGGAACCACTGGAGAAGATATTACAGCGAATCTCAAAACAATTCGCTCCATTCCGCTCCGATTAAATCAGGCGGTGAGTTTAGAAGTCCGTGGAGAAGCATTCATGCCAAAAAAGTCGTTTGAGGCACTGAATAAAGCGAAAGATGAAAATGGAGAAGAGCCATTTGCAAATCCACGGAATGCTGCAGCAGGCTCGTTACGTCAATTAGATCCTCGCATTGCGGCTTCTCGAAATTTAGATATTTTTCTCTATGCGATTGGAGACGCTGGGCAGACTGGTATTCAATCTCATAGCGAAGGCCTTGATTTATTAGATACTCTTGGCTTTAAGACGAATAAAGAAAGAAAAAGATGTGCAACCATCGAAGATGTTTTACATTATATTGAAGGCTGGCAGGAAAAACGCCCTCACTTGCCATACGAAATAGATGGTATTGTGATAAAGGTAGATAATTTAGTACATCAAGAACAGCTTGGAACAACCGTGAAAAGTCCAAGATGGGCGATAGCATATAAGTTTCCAGCTGAAGAAGTAATGACGAAGCTTCTAAGCATCGAACTAAATGTTGGAAGAACAGGTGTGATTACACCTACTGCTGTACTTGAGCCAGTAAAGGTTGCGGGTACAACAGTGAAAAGAGCTTCCTTGCATAATGAAGACTTAATAAGAGAAAAAGATATTAAGCTTGGCGATATGGTCGTAATAAAAAAGGCTGGAGACATTATTCCAGAAGTAGTAAATGTTTTAGTAGAAAAAAGAACTGGTGAAGAAGAAGAATTTCTGATGCCAACTCATTGTCCTGAATGCGAGAGTGAACTTGTACGTATCGAAGGGGAAGTGGCCTTACGATGTATTAATCCAAAATGCCCAGCACAAATTAGGGAAGGCTTGATTCATTTTGTTTCTCGAAATGCAATGAATATAGACGGACTAGGTGAGCGAGTAATCAGCCAATTATTTTCCGAAAAACTAATCGAAGATGTTGCTGATTTATACACTTTACAATTCGACCAATTAATTCAATTAGAAAGAATGGGCGAAAAATCTGTTCATAATTTATTAGAAGCAATTGAAGCATCAAAGCAAAACTCCCTTGAAAGGTTATTATTTGGTTTAGGAATTCGACATGTAGGGGCCAAGGCGGCCAAAACAATTGCGATGGAATTTAAAACAATGGACCAGCTTATGGTAGCCACTAAAGAGGATTTAACAGCTATTAACGAAATTGGTGAAAAAATGGCTGATTCGATTGTTACTTTTTTCGAACAAGAAGAAGTAATCGAATTAATTACTGAGCTTAAAACATATGGTGTTAATATGGAATATACCGGTCCATTACCAATAGCAGTAGAAGAGAGTGATTCAGTCTTTTCTGGCAAAACAATTGTATTAACAGGAAAGCTAGAGCAGCTTTCTCGTAATGAAGCAAAAGAACAAATTGAATTATTAGGTGGTAAAATAACAGGAAGTGTTTCAAAGAAAACAGATTTAGTGATTGCAGGGGAAGAGGCAGGAAGTAAACTGACAAAAGCGGAACAGCTAGGCATTGAAGTTTGGGATGAGGAAAGACTTATGGCAGAATTGAAGAATAAAGGTGTGTTTAACGAATGAAGAAACACGTATTGATGGTGTTGGTACTAGTATTGGTTCTATCAGCTTGTGCACCAAACTTTAATAAAGAAGAAAAAGTAAAGACAGAGGATGTAGATAGTAATACGACGGAAACAGCTATTCTGCCGAACTATAAAATCTCTGATGATTATTATAAGGTAGTGGTTCCATTTAAGCCATCTGAAGCAAGAGGATTAGTAGTAAACAATTTAAATACTCGTTATGACATTGCTGAATTTGAAACAGGCTTAATGAGAATTGCACAAAATGCCTATGACCCTGAAGAATATTTTTTTCAAGAAGGTCAGTATTTAGATAAAGATTTAATCACCAGCTGGCTGGGCAGAAAGTCAGAAAAGAATCCTGATGGGCTAAACCCAGCAGGCAAGGACAAGGGTAAAGTACCTGTTTATTTAGCTCATATACTGGAGCATGATTATTTGGTGAAAACGGATGATAAGAGCTTAAAGCTTGGGGGAATTTCCATTGGTTTAGCAATGAATTCTGTATACACCTATGAAGAAAAGGGCGCGGCTAAGGAGCTTAAAATTGATCGAACAAAGCTTGAAAAAGAAGGAAAGAAAATTGCAGCAGAAGTAGTCAAAAGAATAAGAGGAGTCGAAGGTCTTGGACAGGTTCCGATTATTATCTCTCTTTTTGAGCAAAAGGAAAGCTCTTCAGTTGTACCTGGAAACTTCTTCGCTTACGCAAAGATTGCAGGAAACAGTAATAGTATTGGTGATTGGGAAAGTATTAACGAAAAATATGTATTATTCCCAAGCTCTGATACAAAATATAAATCAGAAGTAGATGCATTTTCTTATTTCAAGCAAGATATCGAGAAATATTTTCCTAACTTTAATGGTGTGGTCGGAAGAGCTTTCTACGTGAATGATAAAATGCAGAATTTAAGTATCGAGATTCCGATTCAATTTTATGGAGAAGCAGAAGCGCTCGGCTTCACACAATTTGTCGCAGGAAAGGTGATGGAGCATTTCCCTCCAAATAATTCTTCTTCTGTACAGGTTAGCATTACATCTGTTTATGGACCAGAAGCATTAATTGTTCGTGATGTAGATGCAGAAGAGCCGTATATTCATATTTATCAATAATGATGGAGAGTGTTCAGCATCATGCTTCCCTTAAACGAGTGGAATGAATGATGCTTGTCACTCTTTTTTTTGTATGATGACAAAAAAAGTTCAAAAAGGTACAAGGTTTTTTACTAGCGGATTAGAGTATAGTATGGAAAGAGGAATCTATTTAAAGGAGTTGTGAGTATGTCATCAAACCCTAACTTAGATGATTATATGCAAAAGGGGATGTATGGGGCGAAGGAAACAAAGCCAGAAGAACGAAGAAAATTTCTCAGTACCTTAAGAGAAAGAGTGGTGATTGCATTACAGCAATCACAAGTAATGGAACCATCCCCCTATAAGGAAATATTAGATGCGATGAAACAGAATCCGGGTGCGAAGCTATATTTAAATGGTCATCTAGACTATTCGTACTTATCGAAGTATATCAAGGAAGCTAACGAAGCCCATATGGAATACACGATTGTAACCAATAAGGAGGCAGACAGTGATATTGGTTTATTAATTGCTTATGATCATGCGATTAATAAAGAAGATATATATATCGGAGAGCCAAAAACGGATTTAGTTGCAGAGGAATCTTCAAAAACAGATCAGAAAAAGGGATTGCTTACGACGATTGGAAAATGGTTTAGTAAATAAGAAATGGCCCAAAAGAAAATCTTTTGGGCTTTTTATTATGGATTAACATTGCGTGCATGTTTACTTCTCTTGAAATAGGTAAATAAAAAAAGAAAGAAAGTAAAAAACATTTGTGTTGTCCAATTATATTGTGTACAATGTAATTGCGAAAACAAAATTTATTGGAGGAATGAATCATGAGCGATACAATTCTTACAACGTCTGTTACAGCAACTGGAGGAAGAGAAGGAAGAGTAGAATCTGAAGATTATGTTATTCAATTTGATACAGCTATGCCAGGTACACAAAGAGCGAAGGAATTGGAAGATGCGACAAATCCAGAGCAATTATTTGCAGCAGGATATGCAGCATGTTTTGACGGGGCGCTACAATTAATGGCACAGAGAGAAAAAGTTAATTTTGAATCTGAAACAACAGCTAGTGTCAGCTTATTAAAGGATGAAACAGATCAAGGATTTAAACTAAGTGTTAAGTTATCTGTAAAAGGAACTGGAATTGAAAAGACAGTACTAGAGAATTTAGTACACAAAGCTCATAATTTCTGCCCGTACTCAAAAGCAACAAGAGGTAATATCGAGGTACAATTAGAAGTTGTTACAGCTTAATATTTTGTAAAAGAGAGAAGAAGGAATTTGAAATTTCTTCTTCTCTCTTTTATATTTCCTTATGTTATTTCGTTAAATTTTGCAAAAGCAATTGAAGGGATTGCTTTAAATCATTGATTTCCTTATCCGATTTTTCGAAAAGTTTTAGGATCTCTGTTGGAATACACTCAGCTTTTTGTTGTAAAGAAGCACCTTTTTCCGTTAATGTAATTAGTACCGAGCGCTCATCTTCAAGGGAACGTTTGCGTTCTAGTAGTTGTTGCTGTTCCATTCTTTTTAGCATCGGTGTTAATGTACCCGAATCAAGATATAAATGATGTCCCATTTCCTTTACACTAAGGCTTTTATGCTCCCAAAGTAGTAAAAGTACTAAGTACTGTGGATACGTTACATCGAGCTCTTCCAACAATGGTTTATATTTTTTCGTCAATTCACGAGAACTTGCATATAAAAGAAAACAAAGTTGATTTTCTAATTTTAATGCATCTAATTCATTCATTTTTGTCACCTAGCTTTTTAGTCTTCTTCTAAATATAAACTATTGTAGCGGATTTTGCTTCCTTTTCCTATCTATTTGCAGAGAATAACCTGAAAAAGAAGGAGTTTATAAGTAATTAGCGAAATAAAGTAGGAAAAGGAAAAAAATGGAGAGTGAATATGGATATCACAGCGTTAAGACCAAAAAAAAGATCAGCCTTGCGCCTTTATGTCGGAAAGAAATACTATATAACCAAAAGATATGCCCAATGGATCATAGCAAGAAAACAATATGCGATGAAAAAACAAACCGCTTTATTACCCCATTCTTATTTTACCCATAAAACAATGCTCTTAAGAGAACTAAAAGATGTAGATATGAAACTGCAATATAATAAAATTGTTAATTTGAAAATAGCTGTTTCAAAAATAAATCAGATCGTACTAGAACCAGGAGAAACCTTTTCCTATTGGAGAACAATTGGAAGGCCGACATATAAAAAAGGTTACGTTGATGGCATGGTTCTTTTTGCAGGAAGTTATCGGACGGGCGTTGGCGGGGGACTATGTCAGTTGTCTAATCTTATTTATTGGATGGCCTT of Niallia circulans contains these proteins:
- a CDS encoding MarR family winged helix-turn-helix transcriptional regulator produces the protein MNELDALKLENQLCFLLYASSRELTKKYKPLLEELDVTYPQYLVLLLLWEHKSLSVKEMGHHLYLDSGTLTPMLKRMEQQQLLERKRSLEDERSVLITLTEKGASLQQKAECIPTEILKLFEKSDKEINDLKQSLQLLLQNLTK
- a CDS encoding organic hydroperoxide resistance protein, which gives rise to MSDTILTTSVTATGGREGRVESEDYVIQFDTAMPGTQRAKELEDATNPEQLFAAGYAACFDGALQLMAQREKVNFESETTASVSLLKDETDQGFKLSVKLSVKGTGIEKTVLENLVHKAHNFCPYSKATRGNIEVQLEVVTA
- a CDS encoding YueI family protein; translated protein: MSSNPNLDDYMQKGMYGAKETKPEERRKFLSTLRERVVIALQQSQVMEPSPYKEILDAMKQNPGAKLYLNGHLDYSYLSKYIKEANEAHMEYTIVTNKEADSDIGLLIAYDHAINKEDIYIGEPKTDLVAEESSKTDQKKGLLTTIGKWFSK
- a CDS encoding VanW family protein: MDITALRPKKRSALRLYVGKKYYITKRYAQWIIARKQYAMKKQTALLPHSYFTHKTMLLRELKDVDMKLQYNKIVNLKIAVSKINQIVLEPGETFSYWRTIGRPTYKKGYVDGMVLFAGSYRTGVGGGLCQLSNLIYWMALHTPLTVVERHRHSYDVFPDSNRTQPFGSGATCSYNYLDLQIKNETDTSFQLCLEVTDSHLKGEWRGASPSLYRYDVFEKAHQITPAYFGGYIRHNQIYRKKYNRRGVLLEEEYITENHAIMMYEPLLTSDEENIP
- a CDS encoding CamS family sex pheromone protein, which gives rise to MKKHVLMVLVLVLVLSACAPNFNKEEKVKTEDVDSNTTETAILPNYKISDDYYKVVVPFKPSEARGLVVNNLNTRYDIAEFETGLMRIAQNAYDPEEYFFQEGQYLDKDLITSWLGRKSEKNPDGLNPAGKDKGKVPVYLAHILEHDYLVKTDDKSLKLGGISIGLAMNSVYTYEEKGAAKELKIDRTKLEKEGKKIAAEVVKRIRGVEGLGQVPIIISLFEQKESSSVVPGNFFAYAKIAGNSNSIGDWESINEKYVLFPSSDTKYKSEVDAFSYFKQDIEKYFPNFNGVVGRAFYVNDKMQNLSIEIPIQFYGEAEALGFTQFVAGKVMEHFPPNNSSSVQVSITSVYGPEALIVRDVDAEEPYIHIYQ
- the ligA gene encoding NAD-dependent DNA ligase LigA produces the protein MEQNLAEKRVKELHNLLNQYGYEYYVLDNPSVPDSEYDALLNELIQLEEKFPSLKTNDSPSQRIGGEVLDMFSKVQHQKPMLSLGNAFNEADLRDFDRKVRAVIGDDFSYVCELKIDGLAVSLRYENGLFEQGATRGDGTTGEDITANLKTIRSIPLRLNQAVSLEVRGEAFMPKKSFEALNKAKDENGEEPFANPRNAAAGSLRQLDPRIAASRNLDIFLYAIGDAGQTGIQSHSEGLDLLDTLGFKTNKERKRCATIEDVLHYIEGWQEKRPHLPYEIDGIVIKVDNLVHQEQLGTTVKSPRWAIAYKFPAEEVMTKLLSIELNVGRTGVITPTAVLEPVKVAGTTVKRASLHNEDLIREKDIKLGDMVVIKKAGDIIPEVVNVLVEKRTGEEEEFLMPTHCPECESELVRIEGEVALRCINPKCPAQIREGLIHFVSRNAMNIDGLGERVISQLFSEKLIEDVADLYTLQFDQLIQLERMGEKSVHNLLEAIEASKQNSLERLLFGLGIRHVGAKAAKTIAMEFKTMDQLMVATKEDLTAINEIGEKMADSIVTFFEQEEVIELITELKTYGVNMEYTGPLPIAVEESDSVFSGKTIVLTGKLEQLSRNEAKEQIELLGGKITGSVSKKTDLVIAGEEAGSKLTKAEQLGIEVWDEERLMAELKNKGVFNE
- the pcrA gene encoding DNA helicase PcrA; amino-acid sequence: MQFLTDKILNGLNPEQKEAVKATDGPLLIMAGAGSGKTRVLTQRIAYLMVEKGVNPYNILAITFTNKAAKEMRQRIAAVLGGASEEIWISTFHSMCVRILRKDIDRIGYNRNFTILDTTDQQSVIKGILKDRNIDPKKYDPRAILASISSSKNELVTPEEFAKTAGDYFSQIVSDVYTEYQRRLRKNQALDFDDLIMQTINLFQRVPEVLEYYQRKFQYIHVDEYQDTNRSQYMLVKLLASRFRNLCVVGDSDQSIYAWRGADISNILSFEKDYPNAKVVMLEQNYRSTKRILQAANQVIANNSSRKDKNLWTENEDGSKIYYYRADSEQGEAQFVIGKIQELRRESSLNLSDIAILYRTNAQSRVMEEMLLKANIEYSIVGGIKFYDRKEIKDTLAYLRLIANPDDDISFQRVINVPKRGIGSSSVDKIANFAAMHDMSMYQALEAVELIGLSPKITKAASEFRDLIQNYTRMQEYLSVTELVEEVIDKSGYVDMLKAEKSIEAQSRLENIEEFMSVSKNFEEANDDKSLIAFLTDLALVADIDKLDDDGNQADSVVLMTLHSAKGLEFPIVFLIGLEEGVFPHSRSLMEETEMEEERRLAYVGITRAEKQLYLTNAQMRTLFGRTNMNPPSRFVKEIPEDLLEGLNPVSNRQRMASPQNSSRSSYTQQQPTRKAVIRPAAVATGGEGIGWSIGDKAVHGKWGTGTVVSVKGEGDSKELDIAFPSPVGIKRLLAKFAPIQKG